In the Muricauda sp. MAR_2010_75 genome, one interval contains:
- a CDS encoding amidohydrolase family protein has translation MKKIFLIILLVFGVSVQAQQTPAPPQTEQVAIFGATAHIGNGEVIENCTIIFVDGKITAIGADLMSPTIGTMINAEGKHVYPGFIAPSKSLGLVEVDAVRASDDQDEIGDMIPNVRSLIAYNAESKVVESMRPNGVLLGQATPQGGRISGTSSIVQFDAWNWEDAAVKTDDGIHMNWPALFRKGNTWQGEPNAFIPNKKYKEQVDEVKTFVENAKAYGKTASKELNLPFAAMQGLFDGSQRLYIHTNGEKEMIDAVTLAEKAGIQHIVIVGGYRAHKITDFLKGHNIAVLVSETHALPKFDDDDYDFPYKLPKLLVDAGLLVGLQNESMANFQTRNLAFYAGQVVGQGMDKETALQLITGNTAKILGIDSNYGTLEIGKSATLFISEGDALDMRTNRLSKAFIDGRDISLETHQTELWKRYMGKYEREGK, from the coding sequence ATGAAAAAAATATTTTTAATCATACTACTCGTATTTGGGGTTTCAGTTCAAGCGCAACAGACCCCTGCTCCACCCCAAACAGAACAAGTTGCCATTTTTGGGGCAACGGCCCACATTGGGAATGGAGAAGTCATAGAAAATTGCACCATCATTTTTGTGGATGGAAAAATAACTGCGATTGGAGCAGACCTTATGTCACCCACCATAGGCACTATGATCAATGCAGAAGGAAAACACGTATATCCAGGTTTTATAGCTCCTTCAAAATCATTGGGATTGGTAGAAGTTGATGCCGTTAGGGCCAGTGATGACCAAGATGAAATTGGTGATATGATTCCAAATGTACGCAGTCTTATTGCATACAATGCAGAATCGAAGGTTGTGGAAAGCATGCGTCCCAATGGCGTGCTATTGGGACAGGCCACGCCGCAGGGCGGAAGAATCTCAGGAACCTCATCCATTGTCCAGTTTGATGCTTGGAATTGGGAGGATGCAGCCGTTAAAACCGATGACGGCATCCATATGAATTGGCCTGCACTTTTTAGAAAGGGGAACACTTGGCAGGGCGAACCTAATGCCTTTATCCCCAATAAAAAATATAAGGAGCAGGTAGATGAAGTTAAAACCTTTGTGGAAAATGCCAAAGCATATGGTAAGACAGCTTCCAAAGAGCTGAATTTGCCCTTTGCGGCCATGCAAGGTTTGTTTGATGGTTCCCAACGGTTGTATATTCATACCAATGGTGAAAAGGAAATGATTGATGCGGTAACCCTGGCTGAGAAAGCAGGAATTCAACATATTGTCATTGTGGGCGGGTACCGTGCCCATAAAATCACAGATTTCCTAAAAGGGCACAACATTGCTGTCTTGGTAAGTGAAACCCATGCTTTGCCCAAATTTGATGACGATGACTATGATTTTCCGTATAAATTGCCAAAGCTACTGGTAGATGCTGGTTTATTGGTCGGATTGCAAAACGAGTCCATGGCCAATTTTCAAACGCGAAACTTGGCTTTTTACGCCGGTCAGGTGGTTGGTCAAGGAATGGATAAAGAAACAGCTTTGCAACTAATCACGGGAAACACCGCCAAAATTTTGGGTATCGACTCCAACTACGGCACACTGGAAATTGGTAAAAGTGCCACCTTGTTCATTTCAGAGGGGGATGCCTTGGATATGCGTACCAACCGGCTCTCCAAAGCCTTTATTGATGGACGGGACATTTCCTTGGAAACCCATCAAACCGAATTGTGGAAACGGTATATGGGCAAATACGAAAGAGAGGGCAAATAA
- a CDS encoding peptidylprolyl isomerase: MKQSLLLITLFSMVLFGCKSSKYAELGDGIFADIQTTKGDIIVKLEYEKTPVTVANFVSLAEGNSPFVSDEYKEKKFYDGVAFHRVIKDFMIQGGDPSGTGSGNIGYTFKDEFNDSLLHSKKGILSMANRGPKTNTSQFFITHKATPWLNGKHTVFGEVVQGMDVVDSIANVETVPGDKPKVPVVMNKVEIVRNGKEAKNFDAVQVMSDYFEEAKLAEAAFKKMKEDLLAEFAQQKEEAEETSTGLRIFSLVKGEGEQPIEGQQVLVNYAVYLPSGELLESNIQEVAEKFNQLNPGLRDRGGYTPVPMLYGPQANLIPGFKEGLQSMKVGDKVRLFIPPHLGYGAQGSGPIPPNANLTFDLEITGIQE, translated from the coding sequence ATGAAACAATCCCTATTACTGATCACATTGTTTTCCATGGTTCTTTTTGGATGTAAATCCAGCAAGTATGCCGAATTGGGCGATGGTATCTTTGCCGATATCCAAACCACCAAAGGAGACATTATTGTGAAATTGGAATATGAAAAAACCCCTGTGACCGTCGCCAATTTTGTATCGCTGGCCGAAGGCAACAGCCCGTTTGTGAGCGATGAATACAAAGAAAAGAAGTTCTACGATGGGGTAGCCTTTCACCGGGTCATCAAAGACTTTATGATCCAAGGGGGAGACCCATCAGGCACAGGAAGCGGAAATATTGGGTACACCTTCAAAGACGAATTCAACGATTCTTTGTTGCACTCCAAAAAAGGAATCCTTTCCATGGCCAACCGGGGCCCAAAGACCAACACCAGTCAATTCTTTATCACCCACAAGGCAACACCTTGGCTTAACGGCAAGCATACTGTCTTTGGTGAAGTGGTTCAAGGAATGGATGTGGTCGATTCAATCGCCAATGTGGAAACAGTACCGGGTGACAAACCCAAAGTTCCTGTGGTCATGAACAAAGTAGAAATTGTTCGTAATGGCAAAGAGGCTAAAAACTTTGATGCCGTTCAGGTGATGAGTGATTATTTTGAAGAGGCCAAGTTAGCGGAAGCAGCGTTCAAAAAAATGAAAGAGGACTTGCTTGCCGAATTTGCCCAGCAAAAGGAAGAAGCCGAAGAAACATCAACAGGTTTGAGAATTTTTTCATTAGTTAAAGGCGAAGGCGAACAACCTATAGAAGGACAACAAGTATTGGTCAATTATGCCGTTTATTTACCCAGTGGCGAATTGCTTGAAAGTAACATTCAAGAGGTTGCGGAAAAGTTCAACCAATTGAATCCAGGACTAAGAGACCGAGGAGGCTATACTCCAGTTCCCATGTTATATGGTCCCCAGGCCAACTTAATTCCTGGTTTTAAGGAAGGTCTTCAAAGCATGAAAGTGGGTGACAAAGTAAGGTTGTTCATCCCACCACATTTGGGCTACGGTGCACAAGGCAGTGGGCCAATTCCTCCTAATGCTAATCTTACTTTTGATTTGGAAATTACAGGAATCCAAGAATAA
- a CDS encoding nucleoside-diphosphate kinase, protein MTGNRTFTMIKPDAVENGYIGAILEKITAAGFKIVAMKYTQLSKRDAEEFYAIHKERPFFGELVEFMTRGPIVAAILEKDNAVDDFRALIGATNPAEAAEGTIRKLYANDIAENAVHGSDSDDNAAIEGAFHFSGREVF, encoded by the coding sequence ATGACTGGAAATAGAACGTTTACCATGATCAAGCCCGATGCCGTTGAGAATGGGTACATTGGTGCGATTTTGGAAAAAATAACGGCTGCTGGATTCAAGATTGTAGCCATGAAGTACACACAGTTGAGCAAAAGGGATGCCGAGGAATTCTATGCCATCCACAAAGAGCGTCCATTTTTTGGGGAGTTGGTAGAATTTATGACCCGTGGCCCCATTGTAGCTGCCATTTTGGAAAAAGACAACGCCGTTGATGATTTTAGAGCATTGATCGGTGCTACCAACCCAGCCGAAGCTGCTGAAGGTACCATCCGTAAATTATACGCAAATGACATCGCAGAGAATGCTGTTCACGGTTCTGACAGCGATGATAATGCAGCCATAGAAGGTGCTTTCCATTTTTCAGGAAGGGAAGTATTTTAA
- a CDS encoding DUF6503 family protein, with the protein MKKITIILLTLAIGACKPNPKKEETQQAVQEKAEETKPPYPEALSKVFDAHGGLEQWRKQRTLSFVLPNPENPETHTVDLWSRKDRVDTKQYTMGYDGKEIWLLDPDENYKGNAAFYHNVMYYFYGMPFLLSDNGITYSETQDLIFEGKSYPGIHISFKTGVGASSKDEYILHFDPETHQMAWLGYTVTYGSGEKSDNVRWVRYNDWQTLNGVVLPKSITWYNYQGRDILDPRETASFEEAAVSTTPKPNGFYTKPEGGLVVEPKAN; encoded by the coding sequence ATGAAAAAAATAACCATCATTTTATTGACATTGGCCATTGGGGCCTGTAAACCTAATCCTAAAAAAGAAGAAACCCAACAAGCTGTCCAAGAGAAAGCCGAAGAAACTAAACCACCATATCCTGAAGCTTTGTCCAAAGTTTTTGATGCCCATGGCGGATTAGAGCAATGGAGGAAGCAACGTACTTTGAGTTTTGTGCTGCCCAATCCTGAGAACCCTGAAACCCACACGGTGGACCTTTGGTCCAGAAAGGACAGGGTTGACACCAAGCAATATACGATGGGGTATGATGGCAAAGAAATTTGGCTTTTGGATCCCGATGAAAACTATAAAGGAAATGCGGCCTTTTACCATAACGTAATGTACTATTTTTACGGAATGCCCTTTTTGCTTTCAGACAATGGTATTACATACAGTGAAACGCAAGACTTAATTTTTGAGGGGAAAAGTTACCCTGGTATACATATAAGCTTTAAAACTGGAGTGGGTGCTTCCTCCAAGGACGAGTATATACTTCATTTTGACCCAGAGACTCATCAAATGGCTTGGTTGGGTTATACAGTGACCTATGGAAGTGGTGAAAAATCCGATAATGTGAGGTGGGTTCGATATAACGATTGGCAAACCTTAAATGGGGTTGTGCTACCAAAGTCCATCACATGGTATAATTACCAGGGTCGTGATATTTTAGACCCAAGGGAAACGGCTTCATTTGAAGAAGCTGCTGTAAGTACCACACCAAAACCTAATGGTTTTTATACCAAACCTGAAGGTGGATTGGTTGTGGAACCAAAAGCAAATTAA
- a CDS encoding bifunctional oligoribonuclease/PAP phosphatase NrnA produces MNLADITTVKSILSQPQKIVIVPHKNPDGDAMGACLGLCGFLKGIGQTAHVVSPNDYPKFLKWMPGNQEVINFEWENQEAKKLLDEASVIFTLDFNDLSRTGQMESVLKEKQADFIMIDHHQQPHDYAKVTYSDVSMSSTCEMVYNFIGYLGHNDTITADIATNLYAGIMTDTGSFKYRSTSSQTHRVVADLIDKGADNMEIHRQVFDTNSPSRLHLLGVALSNMVILPEYRTAYITLTQEELDQHDFKKGDTEGFVNYGLTLEGIIFALIFIENKEEGIIKISLRSVGDFSVNKFAREHFDGGGHDNAAGGKSDLSMTETVERFNTILKNYKSELNP; encoded by the coding sequence ATGAATTTAGCGGATATCACGACAGTTAAGTCGATTCTTTCCCAGCCTCAAAAAATCGTAATTGTACCCCATAAAAACCCCGATGGTGATGCCATGGGCGCTTGCTTGGGCCTTTGTGGTTTTTTAAAGGGAATTGGGCAAACGGCCCATGTGGTCTCCCCTAATGATTATCCAAAATTTTTAAAGTGGATGCCCGGAAACCAAGAGGTCATCAATTTTGAATGGGAGAACCAAGAGGCAAAAAAACTTCTGGACGAAGCATCGGTAATTTTTACATTGGATTTCAATGATTTGTCCCGAACTGGCCAAATGGAATCTGTTTTGAAAGAAAAACAAGCAGATTTTATTATGATCGACCATCATCAACAACCGCATGATTATGCCAAGGTGACCTATTCTGATGTATCCATGAGTTCCACCTGTGAAATGGTCTATAATTTCATTGGGTATTTAGGGCATAACGATACCATTACGGCCGACATTGCCACCAACCTGTACGCGGGCATTATGACGGATACAGGTTCATTTAAGTATCGCTCCACTTCAAGTCAGACCCATCGGGTGGTGGCCGACCTAATTGACAAAGGAGCGGATAACATGGAAATCCACCGTCAGGTTTTTGATACCAATTCGCCTTCACGCCTGCACTTGTTGGGCGTTGCACTCAGCAATATGGTGATTCTACCAGAATACAGAACGGCTTATATCACCTTGACCCAAGAGGAATTGGACCAGCACGATTTTAAAAAAGGGGACACGGAGGGGTTCGTAAACTATGGTTTAACACTGGAAGGCATTATTTTTGCCTTGATTTTTATTGAAAACAAGGAAGAGGGCATCATCAAGATTTCATTGCGTTCCGTTGGAGATTTCTCCGTAAACAAGTTTGCACGTGAACATTTTGATGGCGGTGGACATGACAACGCTGCCGGTGGAAAAAGTGACCTATCCATGACGGAAACGGTGGAACGTTTCAATACCATCTTGAAAAACTATAAAAGTGAATTGAATCCATGA
- a CDS encoding DUF3810 domain-containing protein, which translates to MGQKTKTSIALALPLQILLVKWVGSYPNVVENYYSNGLYPIISKTLRFLLGWIPFSVGDLLYTVLVILTIRHLYKHWKSIKVRPLFFLKDIVVVLSIAYFAFHLLWGMNYYRQPITWKLGIEKEYTLEELIDFSEYLTERTNTYQMQITGDSLVAVEAPYIRREIFQKTEEGYLKLQKDYPDFQYQNHSLKSSIYSIPLTYMGYGGYLNPFTNEAQVNGIMPFFRLPAVSGHEVGHQLGYSAEDATNFIGFLVTSNSDDIFFKYSAYNHALGYCLSDLARKDEAKSKEIIAQLHPGVKKNYQELRSFWESYQNPMEPLFKAIFNTFLKVNNQKEGIQSYHSVVGLMINHHKKGG; encoded by the coding sequence ATGGGACAGAAAACCAAAACTAGCATTGCGCTTGCCCTACCCTTACAAATCCTATTGGTGAAATGGGTGGGGAGCTATCCCAATGTTGTGGAGAACTACTATAGCAATGGCCTTTACCCTATTATTTCAAAGACATTGCGATTTCTGTTGGGTTGGATTCCATTTTCAGTTGGGGATTTGCTCTATACCGTCTTGGTCATTCTTACAATTCGACATTTGTACAAGCATTGGAAATCCATCAAAGTAAGACCCTTGTTTTTTTTAAAGGATATTGTTGTGGTTCTTTCAATCGCCTATTTTGCCTTTCATCTGTTATGGGGCATGAACTATTACCGCCAGCCCATAACTTGGAAATTGGGTATTGAAAAAGAGTATACGTTGGAGGAACTGATTGACTTTTCTGAATACCTTACCGAAAGAACCAATACCTATCAAATGCAAATTACCGGCGATAGTTTAGTGGCTGTGGAAGCACCCTATATTCGAAGGGAAATTTTTCAAAAAACAGAAGAGGGTTATCTGAAACTACAAAAGGATTATCCTGATTTTCAATACCAAAACCATAGTCTAAAATCATCCATTTACAGTATTCCCCTAACCTATATGGGCTATGGAGGATATTTGAATCCGTTTACCAACGAAGCCCAAGTGAACGGTATTATGCCTTTTTTTAGATTGCCTGCCGTGAGTGGGCATGAGGTGGGTCACCAATTGGGCTATTCTGCTGAAGATGCCACCAATTTTATAGGATTTTTAGTGACTTCCAACAGTGACGACATCTTTTTTAAATATTCAGCCTACAATCATGCCTTGGGATATTGCCTTTCTGACTTAGCAAGAAAAGATGAAGCCAAATCAAAGGAAATCATTGCCCAATTGCATCCCGGGGTCAAAAAAAACTACCAAGAATTGCGAAGTTTCTGGGAAAGTTATCAAAATCCCATGGAGCCATTGTTCAAAGCCATCTTCAACACCTTTTTAAAAGTGAACAATCAAAAAGAGGGGATTCAAAGCTATCACTCCGTGGTTGGACTTATGATCAACCACCATAAAAAAGGAGGGTAA
- the gldI gene encoding gliding motility-associated peptidyl-prolyl isomerase GldI yields the protein MRPVLILLLALFYLSCGGPEPRRPVEVKSGSFFKESVERNKALLAKEEKLIQELIAKDTIHAYLTSPNGFWYYFETKNDTATYLPQTNDQILFSYNVMSLNNDTIYSAEEIGPTSHVVDKQQLFPGLQNAVKLLKISEKATFVFPSLQAYGYQGDNNAIAPRTPIKSSVELHTIIINKDSIN from the coding sequence ATGAGACCAGTCCTGATTCTTTTATTGGCATTGTTTTACTTGAGCTGTGGAGGCCCAGAACCCCGCAGACCCGTGGAGGTAAAATCCGGAAGCTTTTTTAAGGAATCCGTGGAAAGGAACAAAGCGTTGTTGGCCAAAGAGGAGAAATTAATTCAGGAATTGATTGCCAAGGATACAATTCACGCGTATTTGACGAGTCCCAATGGGTTTTGGTACTATTTTGAAACCAAAAACGATACGGCCACCTATTTGCCGCAAACAAATGACCAAATTTTGTTCTCGTACAATGTTATGTCATTGAACAATGATACCATTTACAGTGCGGAGGAAATTGGACCAACATCGCATGTGGTGGACAAACAGCAACTATTTCCAGGGCTGCAAAATGCGGTGAAATTGCTTAAAATAAGCGAAAAGGCCACTTTTGTGTTCCCTTCATTGCAAGCATACGGTTATCAAGGGGACAATAATGCCATAGCGCCGCGGACTCCCATAAAATCATCAGTGGAACTCCACACAATCATTATTAATAAAGACAGTATAAATTAA
- a CDS encoding amidohydrolase family protein: protein MKLKLTALILFLGSASLFAQEYFPKNDGVKAKNNNYRAFTNAKIYVTPTEVIQNGALLIQNGKVVQAGKSVTIPKNAVVEDLEGKFIYPSFIDVFSDFGVKKPEKADAQGRSSQYEPTREGYYWNDHIMPENNALANFSYDAKKAEELRKAGFGVMNAHIQDGIARGTGVLVALNDEGSEAQRILEDKSAQYFSFDKSIAKTQSYPTSIMGAIALMRQLYYDMDWYSKGNVDTKDLSLEALIANKGLTQIFAAGENGNVLRADKIGDQFGIQYAILAGGDEYERIQDIKATNAKLIVPVNFPDAYDVSNPYEAQYVSLKDMRHWNLAPSNPKVLEDNGVEFSFTLHDLKSPSDLTSKLQKAISYGLSKSKALEALTTTPASILGKSSEIGSLKPGSQANFLIASGDIFDKETTLYENWVQGSKNVIQSKDQKDIRGDYNLSVNGQTFVVSITGEVNKPKLEVKKGNEKLESKIDYSADWLNLAFSENETTSYRLIAQVLPTSENIVAKVVLSNGTEATANLTKTAPFEEKSKQSTSGKPKLMALSYPNVGYGYKTKPKQENILFKNATVWTGTSILENTDVLVKNGKISKVGKGLNASGATTVDATGKHLTAGIIDEHSHIAAVTINEAGHNSSAEVRMKDAIDPEDMNIYRNLAGGVTTIQLLHGSANPIGGRSAILRLKWGENSDGLIFPSSPKFIKFALGENVKQSNWGSVSRFPQTRMGVEQVYTNYFQRAKEYDAKKKSGQPYRYDEEMEVLAEILNGERFISCHSYVQSEINMMMKVAEKFNFTVNTFTHILEGYKVADKMAEHGVGGSTFSDWWAYKFEVNDAIPYNAAIMSSQGVTVAINSDDAEMSRRLNQEAGKTVKYGGMSELEAWKMVTLNPAKLLHIDDRVGTVEEGKDADLVLWSDHPLSVYAKAEKTLIEGAVYFDLEKDKMLRESVQNERNKLINMMLSEKENGAKTQTPVQNKKERFECETL from the coding sequence ATGAAACTTAAACTAACGGCTCTGATCCTATTTTTAGGAAGTGCTTCCCTGTTCGCGCAGGAGTATTTTCCAAAAAACGATGGGGTAAAAGCCAAAAACAACAATTACCGGGCATTCACCAATGCCAAAATTTACGTAACTCCTACTGAGGTCATACAAAATGGAGCGCTACTCATTCAAAATGGAAAAGTGGTTCAGGCTGGAAAATCGGTTACCATTCCTAAAAATGCTGTTGTTGAAGACTTGGAAGGAAAGTTCATATACCCTTCTTTTATTGACGTGTTTTCTGATTTTGGGGTAAAAAAGCCTGAAAAAGCAGACGCTCAAGGTAGATCTTCGCAATATGAACCCACTCGGGAAGGGTATTATTGGAATGACCACATCATGCCCGAAAACAATGCGCTGGCCAATTTTTCCTATGATGCCAAGAAGGCCGAAGAACTTAGAAAGGCTGGTTTCGGTGTGATGAATGCACATATCCAGGATGGGATAGCTCGCGGAACCGGAGTATTGGTTGCCTTGAACGATGAGGGCAGCGAGGCCCAACGTATCCTAGAGGATAAATCTGCCCAGTACTTTTCTTTTGATAAGAGCATCGCAAAAACCCAATCCTATCCAACTTCCATTATGGGAGCCATCGCCTTAATGCGTCAATTGTATTATGATATGGATTGGTACAGCAAGGGCAATGTGGACACCAAAGACCTTTCTCTGGAAGCTTTAATTGCCAACAAAGGGCTTACTCAAATTTTTGCCGCTGGCGAAAATGGAAATGTCCTACGTGCCGATAAAATTGGCGACCAATTTGGAATACAATATGCTATTTTGGCCGGAGGTGACGAATACGAACGCATTCAGGATATTAAAGCAACCAATGCCAAATTGATTGTGCCCGTAAATTTCCCCGATGCTTACGATGTGTCCAATCCGTATGAAGCCCAATATGTCTCCCTAAAAGACATGAGACATTGGAATTTGGCTCCATCCAATCCAAAGGTCTTGGAAGACAATGGTGTTGAGTTTTCATTCACCCTGCATGATTTAAAGTCACCTTCCGACCTTACATCAAAATTACAAAAGGCTATTTCGTATGGACTTTCCAAAAGCAAAGCATTGGAAGCGCTTACCACCACTCCTGCGTCAATCTTAGGTAAATCTTCCGAAATTGGTTCCTTAAAGCCCGGTAGTCAAGCTAACTTCTTGATTGCATCTGGGGATATTTTTGATAAAGAAACCACACTTTACGAAAACTGGGTGCAAGGTTCCAAAAATGTAATTCAGTCCAAAGACCAGAAAGACATCCGTGGCGACTACAATCTCTCGGTTAACGGTCAAACCTTTGTGGTTTCCATTACCGGTGAGGTCAACAAACCAAAGCTTGAAGTCAAAAAAGGAAACGAAAAACTGGAATCCAAAATTGATTATAGTGCAGATTGGTTGAATTTGGCCTTTTCAGAAAATGAGACCACTTCTTATCGTCTAATTGCCCAAGTGCTTCCCACTTCTGAAAATATTGTGGCCAAGGTGGTACTTTCTAATGGAACCGAAGCTACTGCAAATCTGACCAAAACAGCCCCGTTTGAAGAAAAATCAAAACAGAGCACTTCCGGGAAACCAAAGTTGATGGCACTCTCTTATCCGAATGTGGGTTATGGCTATAAAACCAAACCCAAGCAGGAAAACATCCTCTTTAAAAATGCCACTGTTTGGACAGGTACTAGCATTTTGGAAAACACGGATGTACTTGTGAAAAATGGAAAAATTTCAAAAGTGGGGAAAGGACTCAATGCCAGTGGAGCTACTACAGTAGATGCTACTGGAAAGCATCTTACCGCTGGTATCATTGATGAACATTCTCACATTGCCGCGGTCACCATCAACGAAGCAGGTCATAACTCCTCCGCAGAAGTTCGGATGAAGGACGCCATTGACCCAGAGGATATGAACATCTACCGAAACTTGGCAGGTGGCGTTACCACCATTCAACTTTTGCATGGTTCGGCCAACCCCATTGGTGGTCGTTCTGCCATCTTACGATTGAAATGGGGTGAAAATTCTGATGGGTTGATTTTCCCCAGTTCACCCAAGTTCATAAAATTCGCTCTGGGTGAGAATGTAAAGCAGTCCAATTGGGGCAGTGTTTCCCGTTTTCCACAAACCCGAATGGGTGTAGAACAGGTCTACACAAATTATTTCCAGCGTGCCAAGGAATACGATGCCAAAAAGAAAAGTGGACAACCCTATCGCTATGATGAGGAAATGGAAGTTTTGGCAGAAATTTTGAATGGTGAACGCTTTATCAGCTGTCACTCCTACGTGCAAAGTGAAATCAACATGATGATGAAGGTGGCGGAGAAATTCAATTTTACTGTAAATACCTTTACCCACATTTTGGAAGGTTACAAAGTGGCCGATAAAATGGCAGAGCACGGTGTGGGCGGTTCCACCTTCAGCGATTGGTGGGCTTATAAGTTTGAAGTCAACGATGCCATTCCCTACAACGCAGCCATTATGAGCAGTCAAGGGGTTACCGTGGCCATCAACAGTGACGATGCCGAAATGTCCCGTAGATTGAACCAAGAGGCTGGAAAAACCGTGAAATACGGAGGCATGTCCGAATTGGAAGCCTGGAAAATGGTAACCCTGAATCCGGCTAAACTGTTGCATATCGATGACCGGGTAGGAACCGTAGAAGAAGGCAAGGATGCCGATTTGGTGTTGTGGAGCGACCATCCGCTCTCGGTATATGCCAAAGCCGAGAAGACCCTAATTGAAGGCGCCGTTTATTTTGATTTGGAAAAGGATAAAATGCTACGTGAATCTGTTCAGAATGAGCGAAATAAACTCATCAACATGATGTTGAGTGAAAAGGAAAACGGGGCAAAGACCCAAACCCCGGTCCAGAACAAAAAAGAACGATTTGAATGTGAAACCCTTTAA
- a CDS encoding alkaline phosphatase D family protein, whose protein sequence is MRLFSFLLCTIVLFLGCKPKNSPTNATFVVAFGSCNMSQEPNPFWDDILAAKPDVWIWGGDIVYADTDNIERLRAIYAQQDTVKGYAALKAEVPIIGTWDDHDFGVNDGGAEFAVKKESLQVFLDFMGAPKDSERRSQEGVYTSHDYETPEGKVKILILDTRYFRSELVRDENPDRRYKPNRDEEATVLGEGQWKWLQTELNNSDADFNLIMSSIQFLSGEHGFETWGNFPKEVEKLENMIVDSKAKGVMVLSGDRHISEFSKKVLPGMPYPLIDFTSSGLTHSYFSFSGEPNRYRVGEVVSSKSYGTITINFKNKKVDFKIMGDDGVVLQGLKQTY, encoded by the coding sequence ATGAGACTTTTTTCCTTTTTATTGTGCACGATTGTGCTCTTTTTGGGATGCAAACCGAAAAATAGTCCAACGAATGCCACTTTTGTAGTGGCCTTTGGTTCTTGTAATATGTCTCAGGAGCCGAACCCATTTTGGGATGATATTTTGGCGGCAAAACCGGATGTTTGGATTTGGGGTGGCGATATCGTCTATGCGGATACGGATAATATTGAAAGATTAAGGGCCATATATGCCCAACAGGATACGGTTAAGGGCTATGCGGCATTGAAGGCAGAGGTTCCTATTATAGGTACTTGGGATGATCACGATTTTGGGGTCAATGATGGCGGTGCTGAGTTTGCTGTGAAAAAGGAAAGCCTGCAGGTGTTTTTGGATTTTATGGGGGCGCCCAAAGATAGTGAGCGAAGGAGTCAAGAAGGGGTTTATACTTCGCATGACTATGAAACCCCCGAGGGAAAAGTTAAAATCTTGATTTTGGACACGCGTTATTTTAGAAGCGAATTGGTGAGGGACGAAAACCCTGACCGAAGATACAAACCCAACAGGGATGAAGAGGCTACGGTTCTTGGTGAAGGGCAGTGGAAGTGGTTGCAAACAGAATTGAACAATTCTGATGCCGATTTTAATCTGATTATGTCCAGTATCCAGTTTTTATCAGGAGAGCATGGATTTGAAACTTGGGGCAATTTTCCCAAGGAAGTGGAAAAGCTTGAAAATATGATTGTGGACTCCAAAGCAAAGGGGGTGATGGTCTTATCGGGAGACCGACATATCTCCGAGTTTTCTAAAAAAGTACTTCCCGGTATGCCCTATCCATTGATTGACTTCACCAGTAGTGGCCTCACCCATTCGTATTTTAGTTTTAGTGGAGAACCGAATCGGTATCGGGTAGGGGAGGTGGTTTCCAGTAAAAGCTATGGAACCATTACCATAAATTTTAAAAATAAAAAAGTCGATTTTAAGATAATGGGTGATGATGGGGTGGTCTTACAGGGATTAAAACAGACCTATTAA